A window from Pseudooceanicola algae encodes these proteins:
- a CDS encoding DUF1244 domain-containing protein has translation MDDQTRIELEAAAFRRLRQHLMDDRMDVQNIDLMNLAGFCRNCLSRWYQEAASERGMDMGKEEAREVFYGMPYDDWKTAHQTEAPADKQAAFATALRDNVTDK, from the coding sequence CTGGACGACCAGACCCGCATCGAGTTGGAAGCCGCCGCCTTTCGCCGCCTCCGCCAGCACCTGATGGACGACCGCATGGACGTTCAGAACATCGACCTGATGAATTTGGCCGGGTTCTGCCGAAATTGCCTCAGCCGCTGGTACCAGGAGGCCGCCAGCGAACGCGGCATGGACATGGGCAAGGAAGAGGCGCGAGAGGTCTTCTACGGCATGCCCTATGACGACTGGAAAACGGCGCACCAGACCGAAGCGCCCGCCGACAAGCAGGCCGCCTTCGCCACCGCCCTGCGGGACAACGTCACCGACAAATAG
- a CDS encoding D-amino-acid transaminase, whose translation MTRTVYVNGDYLPETEAKVSIFDRGFLMADGVYEVTSVLGGKLIDFAGHAKRLERSLGELDMAAPVTSEELLEIHRQLVEKNGITDGLVYLQITRGAPEDRDFAFPDPATTPSTIVLFTQNKPGLADSPAAKVGMKVISIPDVRWHRRDIKTVQLLYPSMGKMMAKKAGCDDAWMIEDGFVTEGTSNNAYIVKGGKIITRELSTDILHGITRAAVLRFAAEAQMEVEERNFTIEEAMQADEAFITSASAFVMPVVEIDGASLGDGKPGPVAARLREIYLEESLKTAI comes from the coding sequence ATGACCCGTACCGTCTATGTGAATGGCGACTACCTTCCCGAGACCGAGGCAAAGGTGTCGATCTTTGATCGCGGCTTCCTGATGGCCGATGGGGTTTACGAGGTGACCAGCGTGCTGGGCGGCAAGCTGATCGATTTCGCCGGTCACGCCAAGCGGCTGGAACGGTCGCTGGGAGAGCTGGACATGGCCGCGCCCGTCACCAGCGAGGAACTGCTGGAGATCCACCGCCAGTTGGTCGAAAAGAACGGCATCACCGATGGGCTGGTCTATCTGCAGATTACACGTGGCGCGCCGGAGGACCGTGATTTCGCCTTCCCCGATCCCGCGACCACACCATCGACCATCGTTCTGTTTACCCAGAACAAGCCTGGACTGGCCGACAGCCCGGCGGCGAAGGTCGGCATGAAGGTGATCTCGATCCCCGACGTCCGCTGGCATCGCCGCGACATCAAGACGGTGCAGCTCCTGTACCCGTCGATGGGCAAGATGATGGCCAAGAAGGCCGGCTGCGATGACGCCTGGATGATCGAGGACGGTTTCGTCACCGAAGGCACCAGCAACAACGCCTATATCGTCAAGGGCGGCAAGATCATCACCCGCGAACTGTCCACCGACATCCTGCACGGGATCACCCGGGCTGCCGTGTTGCGCTTTGCCGCAGAGGCCCAGATGGAGGTCGAGGAACGCAATTTCACCATCGAGGAAGCCATGCAGGCCGATGAGGCCTTCATCACCTCGGCTTCGGCCTTCGTCATGCCGGTGGTCGAGATCGATGGCGCCTCGCTGGGGGATGGCAAGCCCGGTCCCGTAGCCGCGCGGCTGCGCGAGATCTATCTCGAGGAAAGCCTGAAGACCGCGATCTGA
- the rpmI gene encoding 50S ribosomal protein L35: protein MPKMKTKSSCKKRFKVTATGRILAGQAGKRHGMIKRSTKFIRNARGTTTLSKADEQIIKPMMPYAR from the coding sequence ATGCCCAAGATGAAGACAAAGTCGAGCTGCAAGAAGCGGTTCAAGGTTACTGCCACCGGTCGTATCCTCGCCGGCCAGGCCGGTAAGCGCCACGGCATGATCAAGCGGAGCACCAAGTTCATCCGCAATGCCCGTGGGACAACCACGCTGTCCAAGGCTGATGAGCAAATCATCAAGCCGATGATGCCCTACGCACGCTAA
- a CDS encoding cupin domain-containing protein: MTMKALCIAALTVSAFAGPAGADDYPPLDVLVSSSQTVIGQPFAYPEGVAKITAAIVSMQPGQTTGLHHHDAPLFAYILEGEITVDYGADGKKTYRAGDAVIEAFGSVHEGENTGAGPMRLLAVFAGSDQAANTLSE; this comes from the coding sequence ATGACGATGAAGGCCCTATGCATCGCGGCACTGACAGTCTCGGCGTTCGCCGGACCGGCGGGTGCTGACGACTACCCACCGCTGGACGTGCTGGTCTCAAGCTCGCAAACCGTGATCGGCCAGCCCTTTGCCTATCCCGAAGGGGTGGCAAAGATCACTGCGGCCATCGTCTCGATGCAGCCCGGGCAGACCACGGGGTTGCATCACCACGACGCGCCGCTGTTCGCCTATATCCTTGAAGGCGAGATTACGGTGGATTACGGCGCTGACGGCAAGAAGACCTATCGGGCGGGCGATGCGGTGATCGAGGCCTTCGGCTCTGTTCACGAAGGTGAAAACACCGGTGCTGGCCCGATGCGTCTTCTTGCGGTCTTCGCGGGTTCCGATCAGGCCGCCAATACGTTATCCGAATAA
- the dgcA gene encoding N-acetyl-D-Glu racemase DgcA, which translates to MKIEVTRDVFPLAQVFRISRGARTEAEVLTVTLSDGDHVGRGECVPYARYDETLASVEAEIAALPHDITRKGLQDLMEPGAARNALDCALWDLESKKAGKRVWELAGLPAPKPEVTAYTLSLDEPAAMQAQAEKHAWRPLLKIKLGTPDDMPRLEAVRRGAPTSKIIIDANEGWSPEVYADLSPHLLRLGVALVEQPLPAGLDEGLIGMDRPVPVCADESCHDRHSLPGLKGKYDVVNIKLDKTGGLTEALELRRAALAEGYDVMVGCMVGSSLAMAPAVLLAQGAMVTDLDGPLLLASDRACPLQYDDAGVHPSDRALWG; encoded by the coding sequence ATGAAGATCGAGGTGACACGCGATGTCTTTCCGCTGGCGCAGGTGTTCCGGATCAGCCGGGGCGCGCGGACCGAGGCAGAGGTGCTGACGGTCACGCTAAGCGATGGCGACCACGTGGGACGCGGCGAATGCGTGCCCTATGCGCGCTATGACGAGACGCTGGCCTCGGTCGAGGCCGAGATTGCCGCGCTGCCCCATGACATTACCCGCAAGGGGCTTCAGGATCTGATGGAACCGGGCGCGGCGCGGAATGCGCTGGATTGCGCGCTTTGGGATCTTGAGTCGAAGAAGGCCGGCAAGCGGGTCTGGGAACTGGCCGGGCTGCCGGCGCCCAAGCCCGAGGTCACGGCCTATACCCTGTCCCTTGATGAGCCCGCTGCGATGCAGGCCCAGGCCGAGAAACACGCCTGGCGGCCGCTGCTGAAGATCAAGCTCGGCACGCCGGACGACATGCCCCGGCTCGAGGCCGTGCGACGCGGTGCGCCGACATCGAAGATCATCATTGATGCCAATGAAGGCTGGTCGCCGGAGGTCTACGCGGATCTGTCGCCCCATCTGCTGCGTCTTGGCGTGGCGCTGGTCGAACAGCCGCTGCCCGCAGGGCTGGACGAGGGTCTGATCGGCATGGATCGCCCGGTGCCCGTCTGCGCCGATGAAAGCTGCCATGATCGTCACAGCCTGCCCGGTCTGAAGGGCAAGTACGATGTGGTGAACATCAAGCTCGACAAGACCGGCGGGCTGACCGAGGCGCTTGAGTTGCGCCGCGCCGCGCTGGCCGAAGGGTATGACGTCATGGTCGGCTGCATGGTGGGGTCATCGCTGGCCATGGCGCCGGCGGTCCTGCTGGCGCAGGGGGCAATGGTGACCGATCTGGATGGCCCGCTGTTGCTGGCGTCGGACCGGGCTTGCCCCTTGCAATATGATGATGCGGGGGTGCATCCCTCGGATCGCGCACTCTGGGGCTGA
- a CDS encoding YrhK family protein: MLSKLFRHEARQKSEHSKRLYAQFEILYTLVDFLAAAFFIVGSVFFFYESLMIAGTWFFLFGSFLFAAKPTIRLVREVKLYRLGDDEDLAARLDR, from the coding sequence ATGCTTTCAAAACTCTTCCGCCACGAAGCCCGACAGAAATCCGAACACAGCAAAAGGCTCTACGCGCAGTTCGAGATCCTCTACACGCTGGTCGATTTCCTCGCTGCGGCGTTTTTCATCGTCGGATCGGTGTTTTTCTTCTATGAAAGCCTGATGATCGCAGGCACCTGGTTTTTCCTTTTCGGATCTTTCCTCTTTGCCGCCAAGCCGACGATCCGGCTGGTCCGGGAGGTCAAGCTCTACCGACTCGGAGATGACGAGGACCTGGCCGCGCGGCTTGACCGCTAG
- the dgcN gene encoding N-acetyltransferase DgcN, which yields MIETPYLLFLGDAPDPLAAKVAQGIKDWRPDNCVGQFRMEGCKADMKLQDMTLAEAKAAGAKTLVIGVANRGGVISPAWKKVLIAALEEGFDIASGLHNLLRNEADLKAVAEATGRTLHDVRIPSVQYPIANGVKRTGKRCLAVGTDCSVGKMYTALCMDREMKARGLKSSFRATGQTGILITGDGVPLDAVIADFMAGSVEYLTPDNDDDHWDMIEGQGSLFHASYSGVTMALVHGGQPDALVICHEPTREHMRGLPDYTLPSLQDVQDIALRLAQVVNPGVKVVGVSVNTQHMDEETAKAYLAKVEEEMGMPATDPYRYGAESLVDALVALG from the coding sequence ATGATCGAGACCCCTTATCTGCTTTTCCTCGGCGATGCGCCGGACCCGCTGGCGGCCAAGGTGGCCCAGGGCATCAAGGACTGGCGTCCGGACAATTGCGTCGGCCAGTTCCGCATGGAAGGCTGCAAGGCCGACATGAAGCTGCAGGACATGACCCTGGCCGAGGCCAAGGCGGCCGGTGCCAAGACGCTGGTCATCGGTGTTGCGAACCGGGGCGGCGTGATTTCTCCGGCGTGGAAGAAGGTCCTGATCGCGGCGCTGGAAGAAGGCTTCGACATTGCTTCGGGCCTGCATAACCTGCTGCGTAACGAAGCCGATCTGAAGGCCGTGGCCGAGGCGACCGGGCGCACGCTGCACGACGTGCGTATCCCGTCGGTGCAATATCCCATCGCCAACGGCGTGAAACGGACCGGCAAACGATGCCTGGCCGTGGGAACCGATTGTTCGGTCGGCAAGATGTACACCGCGCTGTGCATGGACCGCGAAATGAAGGCCCGTGGGCTGAAATCGTCGTTCCGGGCCACCGGGCAGACCGGTATCCTGATCACCGGCGATGGTGTGCCGCTGGACGCCGTGATCGCGGATTTCATGGCCGGATCGGTGGAATACCTGACGCCGGACAATGATGATGACCACTGGGACATGATCGAAGGGCAGGGGTCGCTGTTCCATGCCTCCTATTCCGGCGTCACCATGGCGCTGGTTCATGGCGGTCAGCCCGATGCGCTGGTGATTTGCCACGAACCGACCCGCGAGCACATGCGCGGCCTGCCGGATTACACGCTGCCCTCGCTGCAGGACGTGCAGGATATTGCGCTGCGGTTGGCCCAGGTGGTCAATCCGGGCGTCAAGGTCGTCGGGGTTTCCGTCAACACCCAGCACATGGACGAGGAAACTGCCAAGGCCTACCTCGCCAAGGTCGAGGAAGAGATGGGGATGCCGGCCACGGACCCCTATCGCTATGGCGCCGAAAGCCTGGTGGATGCGCTGGTCGCGCTCGGCTGA
- the rplT gene encoding 50S ribosomal protein L20 gives MSRVKGGTTTHARHKKVLDAAKGYYGRRKSTFKVARQAVDKANQYATRDRKNRKRNFRALWIQRINAAVRSHDEALTYSRFINGLTLAGIEVDRKVLADLAVNEPDAFGAIVDKAKGALAA, from the coding sequence ATGTCCCGCGTTAAAGGTGGAACCACAACCCACGCCCGTCACAAGAAAGTCCTCGACGCAGCGAAAGGCTATTACGGCCGTCGCAAGAGCACCTTCAAGGTTGCCCGTCAGGCTGTCGACAAAGCCAACCAGTATGCGACCCGTGACCGCAAGAACCGCAAGCGCAACTTCCGCGCCCTGTGGATCCAGCGGATCAACGCGGCCGTCCGTTCGCACGACGAAGCGCTGACCTACTCGCGCTTCATCAACGGTCTGACGCTGGCCGGTATCGAAGTGGACCGCAAGGTCCTGGCTGATCTGGCCGTGAACGAGCCCGATGCTTTCGGTGCCATCGTCGACAAGGCCAAGGGCGCTCTGGCGGCCTGA
- the pheS gene encoding phenylalanine--tRNA ligase subunit alpha gives MDDLKAKYLGAIAGAGDEATLEQLRLQAVGKKGEISLKMRELGKMTQEERQQAGPALNALKDEINSALAAKKAALSDAALDERLRTEWLDVTLPSRATRQGTIHPVSQVWEECTAIFADMGFAVAEGPQVETDWYNFDALNIPGHHPARAEMDTFYMHRAEGDDRPPHVLRTHTSPVQIRSMQEQGAPIRIIAPGRVYRADYDQTHTPMFHQIEGLAIDRDISMANLKWVLEEFFSAYFGTKVKTRFRASHFPFTEPSAEVDIQCSWKDGTVVVGEGDDWLEVLGSGMVHPHVLKSGGVDPNEWQGFAFGMGIDRIAMLKYGIPDLRAFFDSDLRWLRHYGFSALQVPTIRGGV, from the coding sequence ATGGACGATCTGAAGGCAAAATACCTTGGCGCGATTGCCGGGGCGGGCGATGAAGCCACCCTGGAACAGCTGCGGCTGCAGGCGGTTGGCAAGAAGGGCGAGATCAGCCTGAAGATGCGCGAGCTGGGCAAGATGACCCAGGAAGAACGTCAGCAGGCCGGCCCCGCGCTGAATGCCCTCAAGGACGAGATCAACTCGGCACTGGCTGCCAAGAAGGCCGCCCTGTCGGATGCCGCGCTGGACGAACGCCTGCGGACCGAATGGCTGGACGTGACGCTGCCCAGCCGGGCGACACGCCAGGGCACGATCCACCCGGTCAGCCAGGTCTGGGAAGAATGCACCGCCATCTTCGCCGACATGGGCTTTGCCGTTGCCGAGGGGCCGCAGGTCGAAACCGACTGGTACAATTTCGATGCGCTCAACATCCCCGGCCACCACCCCGCGCGGGCCGAGATGGACACTTTCTACATGCACCGTGCGGAAGGCGACGACCGCCCGCCGCATGTGCTGCGCACCCATACCAGCCCGGTGCAGATCCGCTCGATGCAGGAACAGGGCGCGCCGATCCGCATCATCGCGCCGGGCCGCGTCTATCGCGCCGACTACGACCAGACCCACACGCCGATGTTCCACCAGATCGAAGGCCTTGCCATCGACCGCGACATCTCAATGGCGAACCTGAAATGGGTGCTCGAGGAGTTCTTCTCGGCCTATTTCGGCACCAAGGTCAAAACCCGCTTCCGCGCCTCGCACTTCCCCTTCACCGAGCCTTCGGCCGAAGTCGACATCCAGTGTTCCTGGAAGGACGGCACGGTCGTGGTGGGAGAGGGCGACGACTGGCTCGAGGTGCTAGGCTCCGGCATGGTGCACCCGCATGTGCTGAAGTCGGGCGGAGTCGACCCGAACGAATGGCAGGGCTTTGCCTTCGGCATGGGGATCGACCGGATCGCGATGCTGAAATACGGCATCCCGGATCTGCGCGCCTTCTTTGATTCAGACCTGCGGTGGCTGCGGCACTACGGGTTCAGCGCCTTGCAGGTGCCGACGATCCGGGGCGGGGTTTGA
- a CDS encoding methyl-accepting chemotaxis protein, with product MKRIAFLAIGLYILPLPVPAADQFALQSNLDHVWTMTAAGLVFFMQAGFLLLEAGQVRSKNSVNVAQKNLIDFILSTVCYGAFGFCVMFGTSQGGWFGWSPDMLWFGTGDQWSMTFFTFQVVFCGTAATIVSGAVAERMSMFGYIAITLLITLLIYPVAGHWVWGGLLSGGGDPWLARLGFLDFAGSTVVHSVGAWAALAAVILIGPRFGRFDENGRPRVLHGHSPVLATAGCVILWVGWIGFNGGSTTAGTGAFSGIIMATMISGATGGVSGMILGRSLDGLFRPEAAVNGALAGLVGVTAGCDLLDGGGAALTGIGAATVAFFFARFMEHVCKLDDPLGAIAVHGAAGAFGTLSLALLGDPAALPAGSVLGQLGIQALGVGVVFVWAFGLTFLVLGLVTLCSRSDDHPGGGLRVSQAFERDGLNVSEHGASLGLTRVQEAVRAMVVEPGRPDLRIEVDQGDEAFELAMDFNFLLDALDTQRLQDAEAEQARRKAAQDEAIADLLASEVGQVLDRFEAGDFAAQVPLDGKDGVLRRLSERINDLSRAATYGLEDMSAALADLLSGEGRHVMLRRYEGVLGSLQEDFEAMAQQMAQAVSGVDCAVEAGIEGRFDAVIGLEGQSGQIARICSGLNRLGAHSDKVVTELHDALTRMAAGDLAARMLGDYSGRYAEIQECLNQSSARLSQTLVQVREAAEDNARLGADGSSASAGIRSGVQDLAAKMQQAESLLQELRALSRDGKSLAEEAAEQSRKTQGNAREGLSTAERSHENILSAEEATQEINGSVDLIEDIARQTNLLALNAAVEAARNGGSAGSGFKLVAEEVRALAGRTREALQLIRARAETVRDQVSAGASLVSATREQLGRIAETAEQSYEVNCALARAGTDQHKAVTEVDIIVMTVAAEAQQMARHAEDADAIATDVSAGAETTRVLLERMMLDRRLRPRDAA from the coding sequence ATGAAACGCATCGCTTTCCTCGCGATTGGCCTGTACATCCTGCCACTGCCTGTGCCGGCGGCCGATCAATTCGCTCTGCAAAGCAATCTCGACCACGTCTGGACCATGACCGCGGCGGGGCTGGTCTTCTTTATGCAGGCCGGGTTCCTGCTGCTTGAGGCCGGGCAGGTGCGGTCCAAGAATTCCGTGAACGTGGCGCAGAAGAACCTGATCGACTTCATCCTGTCGACAGTTTGCTATGGCGCCTTCGGCTTTTGCGTGATGTTCGGCACCTCGCAGGGGGGCTGGTTCGGCTGGTCGCCAGACATGCTTTGGTTCGGGACCGGCGATCAATGGTCGATGACCTTCTTCACCTTTCAGGTGGTGTTCTGCGGTACAGCCGCGACCATCGTTTCCGGCGCGGTTGCGGAACGCATGTCGATGTTCGGCTATATCGCGATCACCCTGCTGATTACCTTGTTGATCTACCCGGTGGCCGGGCATTGGGTCTGGGGCGGTCTGTTGTCGGGCGGCGGCGATCCCTGGCTGGCGCGGCTGGGGTTCCTGGATTTCGCCGGCTCGACCGTGGTTCATTCCGTCGGTGCCTGGGCGGCCCTGGCGGCGGTGATCCTGATCGGCCCGCGCTTCGGCAGGTTCGATGAAAACGGGCGCCCGCGGGTGCTGCACGGGCATTCGCCGGTTCTGGCAACTGCGGGCTGCGTGATCCTCTGGGTCGGTTGGATCGGTTTCAACGGCGGGTCGACCACCGCCGGGACCGGTGCCTTTTCGGGAATCATCATGGCCACAATGATCTCGGGCGCGACGGGGGGCGTTTCCGGAATGATCCTAGGGCGCAGTCTGGATGGCCTTTTCCGCCCCGAGGCTGCGGTGAACGGAGCGTTGGCCGGTTTGGTCGGGGTGACAGCGGGCTGCGATCTGTTGGATGGCGGTGGCGCTGCGCTGACCGGCATCGGGGCGGCCACAGTGGCCTTCTTCTTTGCGCGTTTCATGGAACATGTCTGCAAACTGGATGACCCCTTGGGGGCGATTGCGGTCCATGGGGCGGCGGGGGCTTTCGGCACCCTGTCGCTGGCCCTGCTTGGTGACCCCGCGGCCCTGCCGGCAGGGTCCGTCCTTGGGCAGCTTGGCATCCAGGCGCTTGGGGTCGGCGTAGTCTTCGTCTGGGCCTTCGGTCTGACTTTCCTGGTGCTTGGCTTGGTGACATTGTGCTCCCGCAGCGACGACCACCCGGGCGGCGGGCTGCGGGTCTCGCAAGCCTTTGAACGCGACGGGTTGAACGTTTCGGAACACGGCGCTTCGCTGGGGCTGACACGCGTGCAGGAAGCGGTCCGCGCCATGGTCGTCGAGCCCGGCCGGCCGGACCTGAGGATCGAGGTCGATCAAGGGGATGAAGCCTTTGAGCTTGCCATGGATTTCAATTTCCTCCTGGACGCCCTGGATACGCAGCGACTGCAGGACGCCGAGGCTGAACAGGCCCGCCGGAAAGCGGCGCAGGACGAGGCGATCGCGGATTTGCTGGCCTCCGAGGTCGGGCAGGTCCTCGACCGTTTCGAAGCCGGCGATTTCGCCGCCCAGGTCCCGCTGGATGGCAAGGATGGCGTGTTGCGGCGTCTGTCGGAGCGGATAAATGACCTGTCCCGGGCCGCAACCTACGGGTTGGAGGATATGTCGGCGGCCCTTGCGGATCTGCTGTCCGGGGAAGGGCGTCATGTGATGCTGAGACGCTATGAAGGCGTGCTCGGCAGTCTTCAGGAAGACTTCGAAGCCATGGCGCAGCAGATGGCGCAGGCGGTTTCAGGCGTGGATTGCGCGGTGGAGGCCGGGATCGAAGGGCGTTTCGATGCCGTGATCGGCCTGGAAGGCCAGTCGGGTCAGATCGCGCGGATCTGTTCCGGGTTGAACCGGCTTGGCGCGCATTCGGACAAGGTCGTGACGGAATTGCACGATGCCTTGACCCGCATGGCCGCGGGCGATCTGGCGGCGCGTATGCTGGGGGATTACAGCGGCCGCTATGCCGAGATCCAGGAATGCCTCAATCAAAGCTCGGCCCGGCTGTCCCAGACCCTCGTGCAGGTCCGCGAGGCGGCGGAAGACAATGCGCGGCTTGGGGCCGATGGGTCCTCTGCCTCTGCCGGCATCCGCAGCGGGGTGCAGGATCTGGCTGCCAAGATGCAGCAGGCCGAGAGCCTGTTGCAAGAGCTGCGCGCCCTGTCGCGGGACGGCAAGAGCCTGGCCGAGGAAGCCGCCGAGCAAAGCCGCAAGACCCAGGGCAACGCCCGCGAAGGGCTTTCGACGGCCGAGCGCAGTCATGAAAACATCCTGTCCGCCGAAGAGGCCACACAGGAGATCAACGGCTCTGTCGACCTGATCGAGGACATCGCGCGCCAAACCAATCTTCTGGCGCTGAATGCGGCGGTCGAAGCGGCCCGAAATGGCGGCTCTGCAGGGTCGGGGTTCAAGCTGGTCGCGGAAGAGGTCCGCGCCCTCGCGGGCCGCACCCGTGAGGCATTGCAACTGATCCGGGCGCGGGCCGAAACGGTCAGGGACCAGGTCTCCGCCGGGGCCTCTCTGGTGTCCGCCACCCGCGAACAGTTGGGCCGTATCGCCGAAACCGCCGAACAAAGCTACGAGGTCAATTGCGCCCTGGCCCGCGCCGGTACCGATCAGCACAAAGCGGTGACAGAGGTCGATATCATTGTCATGACCGTGGCCGCCGAGGCCCAGCAAATGGCGCGCCATGCCGAAGATGCGGATGCGATTGCCACCGATGTCTCTGCCGGAGCAGAAACCACCCGCGTGCTGCTTGAGCGGATGATGCTCGACCGTCGCCTGAGGCCACGCGATGCGGCCTGA
- the pyk gene encoding pyruvate kinase — translation MIRKRNTKIVATLGPSSSDYETIRALHEAGADVFRLNMSHGSHDEIRERHRIIRQIERDVDGTIGILADLQGPKLRVGTFRNEDGEDLAEGAAFRLDLDDAPGDVSRVNLPHPEIFAALEPGSSLLVNDGKIRLKVTDCGEDFADCEVIVGGRISNRKGVNVPDVVLPLAALSEKDRKDLEFVCQLGVDWLALSFVQRPEDMHEARRLADGRAAVLAKIEKPAAVTAYEEILAVSDGIMVARGDLGVELPVHAVPPIQKRLIRKARAAAKPVIVATQMLESMIESPVPTRAEVSDVAAAIYEGTDAVMLSAESAAGQYPIEAVATMDNVARSVEGDPLYAEVMEAQRRTTTGRGTIADGIVAAAREIAETTNIKAICCFTQHGTTALLVARERPKVPILALTHLRGTARKLTLVWGCNCHMTGELHRFKQAVVNAARCARVTGLATEDDQIVVTAGVPFNQSGTTNILRVAPCDERLIFAADPD, via the coding sequence ATGATACGCAAGCGCAATACCAAAATCGTCGCCACTCTGGGGCCCTCCTCCTCGGATTACGAGACGATCCGCGCGCTGCATGAAGCGGGGGCGGATGTGTTCCGGCTGAACATGTCCCACGGCAGCCATGACGAGATCCGCGAACGCCACCGGATCATTCGTCAGATCGAACGCGACGTCGACGGGACCATCGGCATCCTCGCCGACCTTCAGGGGCCGAAGCTGCGGGTAGGGACCTTCCGCAACGAGGATGGCGAAGATCTGGCCGAGGGCGCGGCCTTCCGGCTCGATCTTGACGACGCGCCGGGCGATGTGTCCCGCGTGAACCTGCCCCACCCCGAGATATTCGCGGCGCTCGAGCCGGGTTCCAGCCTGCTGGTCAACGACGGCAAGATCCGTTTGAAGGTCACCGATTGCGGCGAGGATTTCGCGGACTGCGAAGTGATCGTCGGTGGCCGGATCTCGAACCGGAAGGGCGTGAACGTGCCCGACGTGGTGCTGCCGCTGGCGGCGCTGTCGGAGAAGGACCGCAAGGATCTGGAATTCGTCTGCCAGCTGGGGGTCGACTGGCTGGCGCTGTCCTTCGTGCAGCGCCCCGAGGACATGCACGAGGCCCGGCGCCTGGCCGATGGTCGCGCCGCTGTTCTGGCCAAGATCGAAAAGCCCGCCGCTGTCACCGCCTACGAGGAGATCCTGGCGGTTTCGGACGGGATCATGGTGGCGCGGGGTGATCTCGGCGTCGAACTGCCCGTCCACGCGGTGCCGCCGATCCAGAAACGCCTGATCCGCAAGGCCCGTGCGGCGGCCAAGCCGGTCATCGTCGCCACCCAGATGCTGGAATCGATGATCGAAAGCCCGGTCCCGACACGGGCCGAAGTCTCGGACGTGGCTGCCGCCATCTACGAGGGCACCGATGCGGTGATGCTTTCCGCCGAAAGCGCCGCCGGCCAGTACCCGATCGAAGCGGTCGCGACGATGGACAACGTGGCGCGGTCGGTCGAGGGCGATCCGCTGTATGCCGAGGTGATGGAAGCGCAGCGGCGCACCACCACCGGGCGTGGCACGATTGCCGACGGGATCGTCGCCGCGGCACGCGAAATCGCCGAGACCACGAACATCAAGGCGATCTGCTGCTTTACCCAGCATGGCACGACTGCGTTGCTGGTGGCCCGCGAACGGCCCAAGGTGCCGATCCTGGCGCTGACCCACCTGCGTGGCACGGCCCGCAAGCTGACCCTGGTCTGGGGCTGCAATTGCCACATGACCGGCGAATTGCACCGCTTCAAGCAGGCCGTCGTCAATGCCGCGCGCTGCGCCCGTGTCACCGGGCTGGCGACCGAGGATGACCAGATCGTCGTCACTGCCGGGGTGCCATTCAACCAGTCCGGCACCACGAACATCCTGCGCGTCGCGCCCTGCGATGAACGCCTGATCTTTGCCGCCGATCCGGATTGA